TAGAATTCACCGTTTGGGATGAGCTTAAACAAATCCAGCATCATTAGTAAGTGAACTTGCACCTTTACTAACCACTCAGTTAATTGATAAAAGGGTTCGTGACATTTCCATAAGAAGATTTAGCCATTCTCTAGGATACAACACTCTGCACAGGGAATGATAAAACTGAGTAAATCCTCACGATTTCAACCTTATAGAGAGAGAATAGAAATACAATGGTAAAGGAGGGAGCGTATTGGAGAATATTGCTGGCCTTTGGGACAAAGCACTATCAGAAATTGAAAAAAAAATTAGCAAACCTAGCTTCGATACATGGTTAAAATCAACTAAAGCACATACTTTGCAAGGAGATACCTTAGTTATTACTGCTCCTAATGAATTTGCTAGAGATTGGTTGGAAGGTCGGTATTCACAACTGATTGCTGGTGTTATTTATGAAATTATTGGTGAAGAATTAAGCATAAAGTTTATCATCCCTCAAAATCAGGAACCTGAGGAATTTGATATTCCGCTACCACCAAAAAAGACTGGTAAAAATGGCGAGACACATGATCTATTGCAAAATATGCTTAATTCGAAATATACCTTTGATACATTTGTTATTGGTTCTGGCAACCGTTTTGCCCACGCAGCAAGTTTAGCTGTAGCTGAAGCTCCTGCAAAAGCTTATAATCCTTTATTCATTTATGGTGGAGTTGGGTTAGGAAAAACTCACTTAATGCATGCCATTGGTCACTATGTTCTTGAACAAAACCCCTCTGCTAAAGTCGTTTACCTCTCTTCAGAGAAATTCACGAATGAATTCATTAATTCAATTCGCGATAACAAAGCAGTGGATTTTCGCAATAAATATAGAAGTGTCGATGTCCTTTTAATTGACGATATTCAATTTTTAGCTGGAAAAGAACAAACACAAGAAGAGTTTTTCCATACATTTAATACTTTGCATGAAGAAAGCAAGCAAATTGTTATCTCGAGTGATCGTCCTCCAAAGGAAATCCCGACTCTTGAGGACCGGTTAAGATCTCGATTCGAGTGGGGCTTAATTACGGATATTACCCCACCTGATTTAGAGACAAGAATTGCTATTTTACGTAAAAAAGCCAAAGCTGAGGGACTTGATATCCCCAATGAAGCCATGCTTTATATTGCAAATCAAATTGACTCTAATATTCGTGAATTAGAGGGTGCACTTATTCGAGTTGTTGCTTATTCATCCTTGATAAATAAAGATATTAATGCAGATTTAGCTGCAGAAGCTCTAAAAAATATTATTCCAAGTTCTAAGCCTAAGGTTATTACAATCGCGGAAATTCAACGTGTTGTTGGTGAGTATTTTAATATAAGACTAGAAGATTTTAAAGCAAAAAAACGAACAAAATCCGTTGCCTACCCTCGTCAAATTGCTATGTATTTGTCTAGAGAGCTTACTGACTTTTCTTTGCCAAAAATCGGTGAAGAATTTGGTGGCCGCGATCATACGACAGTCATTCATGCTCATGAAAAAATTTCTAGGCTGCTGGATTCTGACCCTCAGTTTCAACAACAGCTAAAAGAAATTCATACTACCTTAAAGGGCTAAAAATATTATCCCCGGTAATACGGTGTGCTGTGTATAACTTGACACTACTTAAGCACAGTCTGTCCACATGTGGATAGGCTGTCTTTTCGCTCATAAATTAGGGTTATCCACATACTAACAGTCCCTATTACTATTACTACTATTTTTTTAAAAGATATTAATATATGCTTTGCGTTTAAAAGTTATGCATTCGATCGGAGGAATTATTGATGAAATTTGCTATTCAAAGAGACTATTTAGTTCAAAGTGTTCAAGATGTCATGAAAGCTGTAACATCTAGAACAACAATTCCAATTCTGACTGGAATAAAAATTATTGCAAAAGAAACAGGTGTTACCCTAACAGGTAGTGATTCAGATATTTCAATTGAATCCTTTATTCCACTTGAAGAAGAAGGAACTAATATTGTCGAAATCGAAAAGCATGGAGGAATTGTTTTACAAGCAAAATTCTTCAGTGAAATCGTTAAAAAGCTACCCTCAGACACAGTTGAACTTGAAGTAATCGATAATTTTCAAACTGTTATTCGTTCAGGTAAAGCCAAATTTAACCTAAATGGATTAGATCATGAAGAATATCCTCATCTTCCGCAAATTGAAGAGGAAAATGTATTTAAAGTTCCAACCGATTTATTAAAAACCATGATTCGACAAACCTCATTCGCTGTGTCCACCTCAGAAACACGCCCTATCTTGACAGGTGTAAACTGGCGAGTGGAAAACGGCGAACTTTTCTGTACTGCAACAGATAGTCATCGCTTAGCTATGAGAAAAGCAGTAATTGAAAGTGAATTAAGCTCGCACTATAACGTAGTGATTCCTGGTAAAAGTTTAAATGAGCTAAGTAAGATTTTGGATGACTCTTCAGAGAGTGTTGAAATTGTTATCACTGAAAATCAAATCTTATTTAAAGCAAAGCATCTATTATTCTTTTCACGATTGTTAGAAGGCAATTATCCAGATACATCACGCCTTATACCAACCGACACAAAAACAGAATTAGAATTGACGACCAAAGACTTTCTGAAATCGATTGATCGTGCTTCACTACTTGCAAGAGAAGGGCGAAATAATGTTGTTAAGCTGTCTACACTTGAAGGTGGAATTGTCGAAGTGTCTTCTAATTCTCCTGAAATCGGGAAAGTAATTGAAGAAGTGCAAAGTGGGAATATTAAGGGGGAAGATTTAAAAATATCGTTTAGTGCCAAATATATGATGGATGCGCTAAAAGCTCTCGAAGGATCGGAAATTCATATTCAATTTACTGGAGCAATGAGACCTTTTGTAATTCGACCTTTACATGATGAATCGATTTTGCAACTAATTCTTCCAGTTAGAACGTATTAATTTGATTAAATATCCTATCTTTTGCAGATGGGATATTTTTTATTTCTGTTTTCTTTGTTTATACCTTGAAAGTTTAGTAAAATGATTTATTAGAGACTATAACGGAAAGTAGTGAGCAAGTATGGAAACAGAAATCCAGATTAATACAGAATATATTACATTGGGTCAATTATTAAAAATGGCTGATCTTATTCAATCTGGTGGTATGGCGAAATGGTTTCTTAGTGAATATCAGGTGTATGTGAACGGTGAACAAGACCAGCGCCGAGGGAGAAAACTATATCCAAATGACAAAATTGAAATAGAATCAGTCGGCCTTTTTGACATAAAAGCGGAACTTTAATAAAAGGAATGTGTACTCATGTATATTGAGGAGTTACAGTTAGGCAATTATCGAAACTATGAAACCTTAGAAGCCACCTTTGAAAACAAAGTTAATGTGATTTTAGGTGAAAATGCTCAAGGGAAAACAAATGTCATGGAATCGATTTATGTTTTGGCAATGGCAAAGTCTCACCGGACTTCAAGTGATAAAGATTTAATACGTTGGGATCAGGAATATGCTAAAATAAAAGGAAGAATTCACAAACGAAATGGATCAGTCCCATTAGAGTTAACCATTGGAAAAAAAGGAAAAAAAGCGAAATTCAATCATATTGAACAACCTAAACTGAGTCATTATGTAGGAAATATGAATGTTGTTATGTTCGCGCCTGAAGATCTTCATTTAGTTAAAGGAAGTCCTCAAATTAGGCGTCGTTTTATAGATATGGAAATCGGACAAGTATCCCCTATTTATCTTCACAATATTAATCAATATAATAAAATTTTGCAGCAACGTAATTCTTACTTGAAACAGCTACAGATAAAAAAACAAACCGATCAAACGATGCTAGATGTTCTAACAGAACAATTTATAGGAATGGCAGTAAAAATTGTTCAAAAGCGATTTGAGTTTATTCAGCTTTTAGAAAGTTGGGCAAAACCAATTCATTCCGGTATCTCAAGAGAGCTGGAAACATTAAAAATTATGTATAAACCATCAATAAACGTATCAGAGGAGCTAGATTGGTCAAAAATGGTAGATGTGTTCGAACAAAAATTTGCGAGCATACGTCAAAGAGAAATAGAACGGGGAGTTACGTTAGCTGGTCCTCATCGAGACGATCTGCAATTTTTGGTTAATGACCGAGATGTTCAAACTTTTGGATCTCAAGGTCAACAGCGGACAACCGCTTTGTCTGTAAAGCTAGCTGAAATTGAGCTCATTCATTCTGAAATTGGAGAATATCCCATTCTCTTATTAGACGATGTTCTATCTGAATTGGATGATTATAGACAATCGCACTTGCTCAATACCATACAAGGAAAAGTACAAACCTTTGTTACCACGACAAGTGTTGAGGGAATTGATCATTCTACTTTAAAAGAGGCGGCAACGTATTTAGTTGAACAAGGGAAAATGTCCAAAGTGAAATGAGGTGGTTTTTTTGTATATACATGTCGGAGAAGATGTGATGCTGAGAACAAATGAAATTATTGCAATTATTGATAAAGCATCCATCCAGAATTCTGAAGAAATGCATTTATTTTTACAAAAACGCAAAAAACAACTTCAACAATTAGGGAAAAGCCCTTATAAATCTTTGGTCGTTACACAAAATCATATCTATCTGTCTCCATTAGCATCAGGAACGCTAAAGAAAAGAGCTATACTAGAGAATACATATGATCTTTAACCATGGCTCTTTTCGCATACTTTGTCACTGTGGCATACCAAAAAGGATGGAAACACTCTTTTTTTCCTCATTTCGGGCTAAAAATGATGCGAAAAGATGCCCGAAGTCAATCTTTATCACGAATTAAGGGCTAATTCGAAAAGCCACAATCTTTGCGATAACAGCCTTAACCATAAAACAATACCTTTCATTTTTGACATTTAAATTCAATCAAAATGAGAGTTTATAACTATAAAGTACTAGTATAAATCCATGCTAAAAATTAGATAAGTCATGTTTTAGAAAGTGTAGGTGAACCCACTTGACTATAGAGAATAAACAAGTTCAAGAGCAATCATATGATGAAAATCAGATTCAAGTATTAGAAGGGTTAGAAGCCGTTAGAAAACGTCCGGGAATGTATATAGGATCTACTTCTGGTAAAGGTTTACATCACCTAGTTTGGGAAATCGTTGACAATAGTATTGACGAAGCTTTAGCTGGTCACTGCGATGAAATACAAGTCATTATTGAAAAAGATAATAGTATCACGGTAAAAGATAATGGCCGTGGTATTCCAGTGGGGATTCATGAGAAGATGGGTCGACCAGCAGTTGAAGTTATTATGACTGTTCTTCATGCTGGAGGTAAGTTTGGTGGCGGAGGCTACAAAGTCTCTGGTGGTCTCCATGGAGTGGGTGCATCCGTAGTAAATGCGCTCTCTTCTGTATTAGAAGTATACGTCCACCGTGATGGTAAGGTGCATTATCAACAGTTCGAAAAAGGTGCCCCTAGTTTTGACTTGAAGGTCATCGATGAAACGGACATAACGGGTACAATTATTCATTTTAAGCCAGATACAGAAATTTTCACCGAAACAATCGTTTATGAATTCGATATTCTTGCTAACCGTATACGAGAGTTAGCGTTCTTAAATCGAGGAATTAAAATTTCAATTGAAGATAAGCGAGAAGATGGGAAAAGAAAAGACTTTTTCTATGAGGGTGGAATTAAATCATATGTTGAGCATTTAAACCGCTCTAAAGAAGTTATTCACGAAGAGCCTATCTATATTGAGAGTGAACGAGAAGGAATTACAGTTGAAATTTCAATCCAGTACAATGATGGATTTGCCAGTAATATCTACTCTTTTGCAAATAATATTCATACGTATGAAGGTGGTACGCATGAATCCGGATTTAAAACTGCTTTAACGAGAGTGATTAACGACTATTCTAGAAAAAGCAATATATTCAAAGATGCGGATAGTAATTTATCTGGAGAAGACGTTCGTGAGGGAATTACAGCTATTATTTCAATTAAACACCCGGACCCTCAGTTTGAAGGGCAAACAAAAACCAAATTAGGAAACTCAGAAGCTCGTACGATTACGGATTCGTTATTCTCCGAGCATTTTGAGAAATTCTTGTTTGAAAATCCAGTGGTAGCAAGAAAAATCGTGGAAAAAGGACTCATGGCCGCTCGTGCTCGAATGGCTGCGAAAAAGGCAAGAGAACTAACTCGTAGAAAAAGTGCGTTAGAAATTTCAAGTTTGCCTGGAAAATTAGCGGACTGTTCTTCACGTGATCCGAAAATTAGCGAAATTTATGTCGTAGAGGGTGACTCTGCTGGAGGTTCTGCAAAACAAGGAAGAGACCGACATTTCCAAGCAATACTTCCACTTCGAGGGAAAATTATTAACGTTGAAAAAGCACGCTTAGATAAAATTCTTTCTAATAATGAAATTCGAGCGATTATTACAGCATTAGGCACAGGTATAGGAGAAGATTTTGATATTGCGAAAGCAAGGTATCATAAAATCGTCATCATGACGGATGCAGATGTCGATGGTTCTCATATTCGTACGCTATTACTCACGTTCTTTTACCGCTATATGAGACAAATCATTGAGGCGGGCTATATCTATATTGCCCAGCCGCCATTATATAAAATTCAGCAAGGTAAAAAAATAGAATATGCTTACAATGAGCAGCAGTTAGAAGAATCTTTAGCGCAGCTTTCCCAAACACCTAAACCAGGTATCCAACGTTACAAAGGTCTAGGAGAAATGAATCCCGAGCAACTTTGGGAAACAACCATGGACCCTGAAACAAGAACACTGCTTCAAGTCAGCTTAGAAGACGCTATAGAAGCAGACGAAACCTTTGAGATTTTAATGGGTGATA
Above is a window of Bacillus sp. 2205SS5-2 DNA encoding:
- the dnaA gene encoding chromosomal replication initiator protein DnaA; this encodes MENIAGLWDKALSEIEKKISKPSFDTWLKSTKAHTLQGDTLVITAPNEFARDWLEGRYSQLIAGVIYEIIGEELSIKFIIPQNQEPEEFDIPLPPKKTGKNGETHDLLQNMLNSKYTFDTFVIGSGNRFAHAASLAVAEAPAKAYNPLFIYGGVGLGKTHLMHAIGHYVLEQNPSAKVVYLSSEKFTNEFINSIRDNKAVDFRNKYRSVDVLLIDDIQFLAGKEQTQEEFFHTFNTLHEESKQIVISSDRPPKEIPTLEDRLRSRFEWGLITDITPPDLETRIAILRKKAKAEGLDIPNEAMLYIANQIDSNIRELEGALIRVVAYSSLINKDINADLAAEALKNIIPSSKPKVITIAEIQRVVGEYFNIRLEDFKAKKRTKSVAYPRQIAMYLSRELTDFSLPKIGEEFGGRDHTTVIHAHEKISRLLDSDPQFQQQLKEIHTTLKG
- the yaaA gene encoding S4 domain-containing protein YaaA, producing the protein METEIQINTEYITLGQLLKMADLIQSGGMAKWFLSEYQVYVNGEQDQRRGRKLYPNDKIEIESVGLFDIKAEL
- the remB gene encoding extracellular matrix regulator RemB codes for the protein MYIHVGEDVMLRTNEIIAIIDKASIQNSEEMHLFLQKRKKQLQQLGKSPYKSLVVTQNHIYLSPLASGTLKKRAILENTYDL
- the gyrB gene encoding DNA topoisomerase (ATP-hydrolyzing) subunit B, producing the protein MENKQVQEQSYDENQIQVLEGLEAVRKRPGMYIGSTSGKGLHHLVWEIVDNSIDEALAGHCDEIQVIIEKDNSITVKDNGRGIPVGIHEKMGRPAVEVIMTVLHAGGKFGGGGYKVSGGLHGVGASVVNALSSVLEVYVHRDGKVHYQQFEKGAPSFDLKVIDETDITGTIIHFKPDTEIFTETIVYEFDILANRIRELAFLNRGIKISIEDKREDGKRKDFFYEGGIKSYVEHLNRSKEVIHEEPIYIESEREGITVEISIQYNDGFASNIYSFANNIHTYEGGTHESGFKTALTRVINDYSRKSNIFKDADSNLSGEDVREGITAIISIKHPDPQFEGQTKTKLGNSEARTITDSLFSEHFEKFLFENPVVARKIVEKGLMAARARMAAKKARELTRRKSALEISSLPGKLADCSSRDPKISEIYVVEGDSAGGSAKQGRDRHFQAILPLRGKIINVEKARLDKILSNNEIRAIITALGTGIGEDFDIAKARYHKIVIMTDADVDGSHIRTLLLTFFYRYMRQIIEAGYIYIAQPPLYKIQQGKKIEYAYNEQQLEESLAQLSQTPKPGIQRYKGLGEMNPEQLWETTMDPETRTLLQVSLEDAIEADETFEILMGDKVEPRRNFIEENAIYVKNLDI
- the recF gene encoding DNA replication/repair protein RecF (All proteins in this family for which functions are known are DNA-binding proteins that assist the filamentation of RecA onto DNA for the initiation of recombination or recombinational repair.) is translated as MYIEELQLGNYRNYETLEATFENKVNVILGENAQGKTNVMESIYVLAMAKSHRTSSDKDLIRWDQEYAKIKGRIHKRNGSVPLELTIGKKGKKAKFNHIEQPKLSHYVGNMNVVMFAPEDLHLVKGSPQIRRRFIDMEIGQVSPIYLHNINQYNKILQQRNSYLKQLQIKKQTDQTMLDVLTEQFIGMAVKIVQKRFEFIQLLESWAKPIHSGISRELETLKIMYKPSINVSEELDWSKMVDVFEQKFASIRQREIERGVTLAGPHRDDLQFLVNDRDVQTFGSQGQQRTTALSVKLAEIELIHSEIGEYPILLLDDVLSELDDYRQSHLLNTIQGKVQTFVTTTSVEGIDHSTLKEAATYLVEQGKMSKVK
- the dnaN gene encoding DNA polymerase III subunit beta; this translates as MKFAIQRDYLVQSVQDVMKAVTSRTTIPILTGIKIIAKETGVTLTGSDSDISIESFIPLEEEGTNIVEIEKHGGIVLQAKFFSEIVKKLPSDTVELEVIDNFQTVIRSGKAKFNLNGLDHEEYPHLPQIEEENVFKVPTDLLKTMIRQTSFAVSTSETRPILTGVNWRVENGELFCTATDSHRLAMRKAVIESELSSHYNVVIPGKSLNELSKILDDSSESVEIVITENQILFKAKHLLFFSRLLEGNYPDTSRLIPTDTKTELELTTKDFLKSIDRASLLAREGRNNVVKLSTLEGGIVEVSSNSPEIGKVIEEVQSGNIKGEDLKISFSAKYMMDALKALEGSEIHIQFTGAMRPFVIRPLHDESILQLILPVRTY